One Labilithrix sp. DNA segment encodes these proteins:
- a CDS encoding hydrogen peroxide-inducible genes activator — protein MDLSALTIQQLRYIVAVDQHRSFREAARGCHVSQPALSTQIKKVEDMLECMLFDRTRQPVTPTERGRLVIDHARAILEQIDHFAEIAGGTDEVAGGYRLGILPTLATTILPRLLPRFVRAYPGVALEVFETQTDLLVRRLRDGTLDGGIAVTPLDVPGIQERVVCHEAFLVYLPPRHPLAEKDRLKQASLTDEHVWLLSEGHCFRSQTLHLCSVDRRWLAGDSPNVLFDGGSFDTLMGLVDAGLGITIVPELLAATLPAGRRAAQVRRFSEPEPKREISLLVAREHLRRGIADALLATLLEALPAELQRRPRPRNVLTPRV, from the coding sequence ATGGACTTATCGGCGCTGACGATCCAGCAGCTGCGTTACATCGTCGCCGTCGACCAGCACCGGAGCTTCCGCGAGGCTGCGCGCGGATGCCACGTCTCGCAGCCCGCGCTCTCGACCCAGATCAAGAAGGTCGAGGACATGCTCGAGTGCATGCTCTTCGACCGCACGCGGCAGCCGGTCACGCCCACCGAGCGCGGGCGGCTCGTCATCGATCACGCCCGCGCGATCCTCGAGCAGATCGACCACTTCGCCGAGATCGCGGGCGGCACCGACGAGGTCGCCGGCGGCTACCGCCTCGGCATCCTGCCGACCCTCGCGACGACGATCCTCCCGCGCCTCCTCCCCCGGTTCGTCCGCGCGTATCCGGGCGTGGCGCTGGAGGTCTTCGAGACGCAGACCGATCTCCTCGTGCGCCGCCTCCGCGACGGCACGCTCGACGGCGGCATCGCGGTGACGCCGCTCGACGTGCCCGGCATCCAGGAGCGCGTCGTCTGCCACGAGGCCTTCCTCGTGTACCTGCCGCCGCGCCATCCCCTCGCCGAGAAGGACCGCCTCAAGCAAGCCTCCCTCACCGACGAGCACGTCTGGCTCCTCAGCGAGGGGCACTGCTTCCGCTCGCAGACGCTGCATCTCTGCAGCGTCGACCGGCGCTGGCTCGCGGGAGACTCCCCGAACGTGTTGTTCGACGGCGGCTCGTTCGACACCCTGATGGGCCTCGTCGACGCGGGGCTCGGGATCACGATCGTGCCCGAGCTCCTCGCCGCCACGCTGCCGGCGGGACGCCGCGCGGCGCAGGTCCGCCGCTTCTCCGAGCCCGAGCCGAAGCGCGAGATCAGCCTCCTCGTCGCGCGCGAGCACCTGCGTCGCGGCATCGCAGACGCGCTCCTGGCGACGCTGCTGGAGGCGCTCCCGGCCGAGCTTCAGCGGCGGCCGCGCCCCCGCAACGTGCTGACGCCGCGCGTCTGA
- a CDS encoding WGR domain-containing protein: protein MFDDEGGGAGARYFEFVDGSSSKFWEIRLDGASFTTRYGKIGTDGQSTTKTFDSPAKAQKEYDKLVTEKTKKGYEET, encoded by the coding sequence ATCTTCGACGACGAGGGCGGCGGCGCGGGGGCGCGGTACTTCGAATTCGTCGACGGCTCGTCGAGCAAGTTCTGGGAGATCCGCCTCGACGGCGCCTCCTTCACCACGCGCTACGGCAAGATCGGCACCGACGGCCAGAGCACGACGAAGACCTTCGACTCCCCCGCGAAGGCGCAAAAGGAATACGACAAGCTCGTCACCGAGAAGACGAAGAAGGGCTACGAGGAGACATAG
- a CDS encoding response regulator transcription factor: MRSLLLVEDDARLGAAFASVLEARRAGAWTVRVVSSAAAARATADRAIDLAIVDLGLPDASGVDVIAELAQRTPPIRALAFTVFDDRATVLAAVEAGAVGYLLKDDPVDRVIAQIEECLDGHTPVSSRVARYLFDLGRKPADVALTDREEEVLACLRRGSTYTECAEELGLRLGTVQTHVKNLYRKLDVTTKTEAAAWAQKNRRG; this comes from the coding sequence TTGCGTTCGCTCCTCCTCGTCGAAGACGATGCGCGCCTCGGCGCGGCATTCGCGTCGGTGCTCGAAGCGCGCCGCGCCGGCGCGTGGACGGTGCGCGTGGTGTCCTCCGCCGCCGCCGCGCGCGCGACCGCGGACCGCGCGATCGACCTCGCGATCGTCGACCTCGGGCTGCCGGACGCGAGCGGCGTCGACGTCATCGCCGAGCTCGCGCAGCGCACGCCGCCGATCCGCGCGCTCGCGTTCACGGTCTTCGACGACCGCGCGACCGTGCTCGCCGCGGTCGAGGCGGGCGCGGTCGGCTACCTCTTGAAGGACGATCCGGTCGACCGCGTCATCGCGCAGATCGAGGAGTGCCTCGACGGCCACACGCCGGTGTCGAGCCGCGTCGCGCGTTACCTCTTCGACCTCGGACGCAAGCCCGCCGACGTCGCGCTCACCGACCGGGAGGAGGAGGTCCTCGCTTGCCTGCGGCGCGGCTCCACGTACACCGAGTGCGCGGAGGAGCTCGGGCTTCGCCTCGGCACGGTGCAGACGCACGTGAAGAACCTCTATCGCAAGCTCGACGTGACGACGAAGACCGAGGCCGCGGCATGGGCGCAGAAGAACCGACGCGGGTGA
- a CDS encoding metallophosphoesterase, with product MSDRKKPLGFKSIETKHEEERQELARGLHNLDRRSFLKVSAAALGAAAGLGVTPHSFQPVSVAYAQTGPGGAVKAQQFRFAYISDSHLYERTLNDRFVNALMRAVDDVNAMDPQPDFVFYGGDLAQLGKAKELETGAQILKNLKAPLKVMVGEHDWYLDMGEKWKELFGPDQYSFDHKGVHCVVLNSVVEKDFWTERKLTPEQRMGTVAGLDNGVQSPFSVGVDNRKWLENDLKGKGADTPLIVFSHSPLYKLYKNWNFWTDDADEVQAILRRFNNVTVFHGHTHQILTNRIGNINFHGFLSTAWPWPYAPQGLPEMTVQMGRPDPFNPHDGCGNGSALVYPDALVDKVHNLWNRNPITITKKYMTSRGQADKPQVPTLRSY from the coding sequence ATGAGCGACCGCAAGAAGCCCCTCGGGTTCAAGAGCATCGAGACGAAGCACGAAGAGGAGCGGCAGGAGCTCGCGCGCGGCCTCCACAACCTCGATCGCCGCTCCTTCCTCAAGGTCAGCGCCGCCGCCCTCGGCGCCGCGGCCGGACTCGGGGTCACGCCGCACTCGTTCCAGCCGGTCAGCGTCGCGTACGCGCAGACGGGCCCCGGCGGCGCGGTGAAGGCGCAGCAGTTCCGCTTCGCGTACATCTCGGACTCGCACCTCTACGAGCGGACGCTGAACGATCGCTTCGTCAACGCGCTCATGCGCGCGGTCGACGACGTGAACGCGATGGACCCGCAGCCCGACTTCGTCTTCTACGGCGGCGACCTCGCGCAGCTCGGGAAGGCGAAGGAGCTCGAGACCGGCGCGCAGATCCTGAAGAACCTGAAGGCGCCGCTCAAGGTGATGGTCGGCGAGCACGACTGGTACCTCGACATGGGCGAGAAGTGGAAGGAGCTCTTCGGCCCCGACCAGTACTCGTTCGATCACAAGGGCGTGCACTGCGTCGTCCTCAACTCGGTCGTCGAGAAGGACTTCTGGACGGAGCGCAAGCTCACCCCGGAGCAGCGGATGGGCACCGTCGCCGGCCTCGACAACGGCGTGCAGAGCCCGTTCTCGGTCGGCGTCGACAACAGGAAATGGCTGGAAAACGACCTCAAGGGTAAAGGCGCGGATACCCCGCTCATCGTCTTCAGCCACTCGCCGCTCTACAAGCTCTACAAGAACTGGAACTTCTGGACCGACGACGCCGACGAGGTGCAGGCGATCCTCCGTCGCTTCAACAACGTGACGGTGTTCCACGGCCACACGCACCAGATCCTCACGAACCGCATCGGCAACATCAACTTCCACGGCTTCCTCTCGACCGCGTGGCCGTGGCCGTACGCGCCGCAGGGCCTGCCCGAGATGACGGTGCAGATGGGGCGCCCCGATCCGTTCAACCCGCACGACGGCTGCGGCAACGGCTCGGCGCTGGTCTACCCCGACGCCCTCGTCGACAAGGTCCACAACCTCTGGAACCGAAACCCGATCACGATCACGAAGAAGTACATGACGAGCCGCGGACAGGCCGACAAGCCGCAGGTCCCCACCCTGAGGAGCTACTGA
- a CDS encoding cytochrome-c peroxidase, translating to MERQMAVVQAVIKPLPYNTPPPGIDPSYWKFLVPQDNIANDARIALGRKLYFDTRLSKDNTVSCATCHDVSRGFADRRGTSEGIGDKLGQRNAPTTMNSLFFSTQFWDGRAATLEEQAKLPIVNPIEMGMPNGQAAVDAIKNDNDYRVMFQAAYNRAPSYDDIGRAIAAFERTLVFLDAPFDDFQGGNAKALGEDAKAGWILYNGKARCNSCHQISSGSPIGTDNRFHNVGVSAKHQDFEALAKKALAALAKDNSKEAQDRFALETDLSELGRFVVTKNRNDIGSFKTPQVRNVGITAPYMHDGSMATLWDVVDHYNKGGEPNAFLDGGIEPLALTDTEVDQLVAFLFALTDVRFADANKAELDRQKKIAAQRRPNKDEAAAMRKVFPFEKRLQAPTSPPAPAAAGTGPATDAGTTTTEQKR from the coding sequence ATGGAGCGGCAGATGGCGGTCGTGCAGGCGGTCATCAAGCCGCTCCCGTACAACACGCCGCCGCCCGGCATCGACCCCTCCTACTGGAAGTTCCTCGTCCCGCAGGACAACATCGCGAACGACGCGCGCATCGCGCTCGGGCGGAAGCTCTATTTCGACACCCGCCTCTCGAAGGACAACACCGTGTCGTGCGCGACGTGCCACGACGTGAGCCGCGGGTTCGCCGATCGGCGCGGGACCTCGGAGGGCATCGGCGACAAGCTCGGCCAGCGCAACGCGCCGACGACGATGAACTCGCTCTTCTTCTCGACCCAGTTCTGGGACGGCCGCGCCGCGACGCTCGAGGAGCAGGCGAAGCTCCCGATCGTGAACCCGATCGAGATGGGGATGCCGAACGGGCAGGCCGCCGTCGACGCGATCAAGAACGACAACGACTACAGGGTCATGTTCCAGGCCGCGTACAACCGCGCGCCGAGCTACGACGACATCGGGCGCGCGATCGCCGCGTTCGAGCGCACGCTCGTCTTCCTCGACGCGCCGTTCGACGACTTCCAGGGCGGCAACGCGAAGGCGCTCGGCGAGGACGCGAAGGCGGGCTGGATCCTCTACAACGGGAAGGCACGCTGCAACTCGTGCCACCAGATCTCGAGCGGCTCTCCGATCGGGACCGACAACCGCTTCCACAACGTCGGCGTCTCGGCGAAGCACCAGGACTTCGAGGCGCTCGCGAAGAAGGCGCTCGCCGCGCTCGCGAAGGACAACAGCAAGGAGGCCCAGGACCGCTTCGCGCTCGAGACGGACCTCTCCGAGCTCGGGCGCTTCGTCGTGACGAAGAACCGGAACGACATCGGCTCGTTCAAGACGCCGCAGGTCCGCAACGTCGGCATCACCGCGCCGTACATGCACGACGGCTCGATGGCGACGCTCTGGGACGTCGTCGACCACTACAACAAGGGCGGCGAGCCGAACGCGTTCCTCGACGGCGGGATCGAGCCGCTCGCGCTCACCGACACGGAGGTCGACCAGCTCGTCGCGTTCCTCTTCGCGCTGACCGACGTGCGCTTCGCCGACGCGAACAAGGCGGAGCTCGATAGGCAGAAGAAGATCGCGGCGCAACGGCGGCCGAACAAGGACGAGGCCGCCGCGATGCGGAAGGTCTTCCCCTTCGAGAAGCGCCTCCAGGCGCCGACCTCTCCGCCCGCCCCCGCCGCCGCGGGCACGGGCCCCGCCACCGATGCCGGCACCACGACCACGGAGCAGAAGCGATGA
- a CDS encoding helix-turn-helix transcriptional regulator: protein MLLFRRSFAMPSIGAYYTLVDHAHSAFRVRIEHGRGVACDEAMMFPAVAWSGYGDRPRLDVVLRGRVRDVENGVVRWLTPGDYAIGRALDSLYMRIEGDEVLLLSIEYNLGSLGTSAPIGLPTGALASAAVADITADAEELLRVGRGPNQDAIVAGAIGRLFARLRAEGVPFDAWRARDLVVPVAPALQRVADALGSSLSNIGGAPGTRDLEQALGVSRRRVSQLVGELASRYGMNGMDWRTMRDRWRVGSSLLAMSNPRARTEDVAAAVGYQSANAFCHAYRQANLPSPGSVRTELARLL from the coding sequence GTGCTGCTGTTTCGTCGTTCGTTCGCGATGCCGTCGATCGGGGCGTATTACACGCTCGTCGATCACGCGCATTCGGCGTTTCGTGTGCGGATCGAGCACGGGCGCGGGGTCGCGTGCGACGAGGCGATGATGTTCCCGGCGGTCGCGTGGTCCGGGTACGGGGACCGGCCGCGGCTCGACGTCGTGCTCCGCGGGCGCGTGCGCGACGTCGAGAACGGCGTCGTGCGATGGCTCACGCCGGGCGACTACGCGATCGGGCGCGCGCTGGACTCGCTCTACATGCGGATCGAAGGCGACGAGGTGCTGCTGCTCTCGATCGAGTACAACCTCGGCTCGCTCGGGACGAGCGCGCCGATCGGGCTGCCGACGGGGGCGCTCGCGAGCGCGGCGGTCGCGGACATCACCGCCGACGCGGAGGAGTTGCTGCGGGTCGGGCGCGGGCCGAACCAGGACGCGATCGTCGCGGGCGCGATCGGGCGGCTCTTCGCGCGGCTCCGCGCGGAGGGCGTGCCGTTCGACGCGTGGCGGGCGCGTGACCTCGTCGTGCCGGTCGCGCCGGCGCTCCAGCGCGTGGCGGACGCGCTCGGCTCGTCGCTCTCGAACATCGGGGGCGCGCCCGGCACGCGCGACCTCGAGCAGGCGCTCGGCGTCTCGCGGCGGCGGGTCTCGCAGCTCGTCGGCGAGCTCGCGTCGCGCTACGGCATGAACGGGATGGACTGGCGCACGATGCGCGATCGCTGGCGCGTCGGGAGCTCGCTCCTCGCGATGAGCAACCCGCGCGCGCGAACCGAGGACGTCGCCGCCGCCGTCGGCTACCAGTCGGCGAACGCGTTCTGCCACGCCTACCGGCAGGCGAACCTCCCGTCGCCGGGCTCCGTGCGGACGGAGCTCGCGCGTCTCCTCT
- a CDS encoding ATP-binding protein, whose amino-acid sequence MGAEEPTRVSDAELRAEMERLIEERYVASLAPQRSWGFFAGVVAFAVLLAGLTFVPIVRRFLGVGPALMVPALAGPVVAIAVATVAARARGGITGRAHKTAERVETACTAAFAAALVVASGSATSIFWLISIMHVVTYSQELQHARFTQLAHGACLGAAAIAFGANGHVADAAGIAFFTLLLLFFARAQEASARKALELTAERNVMRARYEGLLVDRERRRIARDLHDGLGAQLASIAWSADAIAGTEADRDALAELSRRARSTLGELREVVHGLKAADMRVGELAASIEETCRALATSCELAVASDGDAVVRADQCLEVTLIVREAVRNAAQHASAKRIGVRLFVDAGALVVRVEDDGRGLSPDRIAESRGGLSHLKQRAELLAGALTFEAPPAGGTAVVVRAPLRA is encoded by the coding sequence ATGGGCGCAGAAGAACCGACGCGGGTGAGCGACGCCGAGCTGCGCGCGGAGATGGAGCGCCTGATCGAGGAGCGGTACGTCGCGAGCTTGGCCCCGCAGCGGAGCTGGGGCTTCTTCGCCGGCGTCGTCGCGTTCGCGGTCCTCCTCGCCGGCCTCACGTTCGTCCCGATCGTCCGCCGCTTCCTCGGCGTCGGCCCCGCGCTGATGGTCCCCGCGCTCGCCGGGCCCGTCGTCGCGATCGCCGTCGCGACCGTGGCCGCGCGCGCGCGCGGCGGCATCACCGGGCGCGCGCACAAGACCGCGGAGCGCGTCGAGACGGCGTGCACCGCCGCCTTCGCCGCGGCCCTCGTCGTCGCGTCGGGCAGCGCGACGAGCATCTTCTGGCTCATCTCGATCATGCACGTGGTGACCTACTCGCAGGAGCTCCAGCACGCGCGCTTCACCCAGCTCGCCCACGGCGCCTGCCTCGGCGCCGCCGCGATCGCGTTCGGCGCGAACGGCCACGTCGCCGACGCCGCGGGGATCGCGTTCTTCACCTTGCTCCTCCTCTTCTTCGCGCGCGCGCAGGAGGCGTCGGCGCGGAAGGCGCTCGAGCTCACCGCCGAGCGCAACGTGATGCGCGCTCGCTACGAGGGCCTCCTCGTCGATCGCGAGCGGCGCCGCATCGCGCGCGATCTCCACGACGGCCTCGGCGCGCAGCTCGCGTCGATCGCGTGGAGCGCGGACGCGATCGCGGGGACGGAGGCCGATCGCGACGCGCTCGCGGAGCTCTCCCGCCGCGCGCGCTCCACCCTCGGCGAGCTACGCGAGGTCGTGCACGGGCTCAAGGCGGCGGACATGCGCGTCGGCGAGCTCGCGGCGTCGATCGAGGAGACGTGCCGCGCGCTCGCGACGTCGTGCGAGCTCGCGGTCGCGTCCGACGGCGACGCGGTGGTGCGCGCCGATCAGTGCCTCGAGGTCACGCTCATCGTGCGCGAGGCGGTCCGCAACGCGGCCCAGCACGCGAGCGCCAAGCGCATCGGCGTGCGCCTCTTCGTCGACGCCGGCGCGCTCGTCGTCCGCGTCGAGGACGACGGCCGCGGCCTCTCTCCCGATCGGATCGCGGAGAGCCGCGGAGGGCTCTCGCACCTCAAGCAGCGCGCGGAGCTCCTCGCCGGCGCGCTCACGTTCGAGGCGCCGCCCGCCGGCGGCACCGCCGTCGTCGTCCGCGCCCCGCTGCGCGCGTGA